A window of Nitrospira sp. SG-bin1 contains these coding sequences:
- a CDS encoding hydrogenase formation protein HypD, whose translation MKYVDEFRDKQVAEKIVREITRLATKDWTIMEVCGGQTHSIVKHGIDYLLPKSIELVHGPGCPVCVTSLEMIDKAHAIAARPDVIFCTFGDMLRVPGSRVDLFRIKSHGADVRTVYSPLDCLPIAQNHPDKQIVFFAIGFETTAPANAMAVWHANRLGLENLSVLVSHVLVPPAMTAILESPENRVQAFLGPGHVCTVMGYHEYEAISRHYKVPIVITGFEPMDILEGVLMAVRQLESGRAEVENQYARVVSQLGNTFMQELVEAVFEICDQKWRGVGAIPHSGYRLTNGFASFDATQRFHVEQIDTQEPSVCISGEILKGWKKPGDCEAFGKACTPHTPLGATMVSAEGACAAYYNYGRHLVTVGAGTTETN comes from the coding sequence ATGAAATATGTCGATGAGTTTCGGGACAAGCAGGTTGCCGAGAAGATCGTGCGGGAGATCACCAGGCTGGCGACGAAAGACTGGACCATCATGGAAGTCTGCGGGGGACAGACCCACTCGATCGTCAAGCACGGCATCGATTACCTTCTGCCGAAGTCGATCGAACTCGTGCATGGGCCCGGCTGCCCGGTCTGTGTCACCTCGCTGGAGATGATCGATAAGGCTCATGCGATCGCGGCCCGTCCCGACGTCATCTTCTGCACCTTTGGCGACATGTTGCGGGTGCCGGGCTCACGTGTGGATCTCTTCCGTATCAAATCCCATGGAGCCGATGTACGCACCGTCTATTCACCGCTCGATTGTCTGCCGATCGCGCAGAACCATCCCGATAAGCAGATCGTGTTTTTCGCGATCGGGTTCGAAACGACGGCACCGGCCAATGCGATGGCAGTCTGGCATGCCAACCGCCTAGGTTTGGAGAATTTGTCGGTCCTGGTGTCCCATGTGCTCGTGCCTCCGGCCATGACCGCCATTCTGGAATCCCCGGAAAATCGCGTGCAGGCCTTCCTCGGTCCAGGCCATGTCTGCACCGTGATGGGCTACCACGAATACGAAGCCATCAGCCGACACTATAAGGTTCCCATCGTCATCACAGGATTCGAGCCGATGGACATCTTAGAGGGCGTATTGATGGCCGTTCGGCAATTGGAAAGCGGACGGGCAGAGGTTGAAAACCAATATGCCCGCGTAGTCTCCCAGCTTGGCAACACATTCATGCAGGAACTGGTCGAGGCCGTGTTCGAGATCTGTGATCAGAAATGGCGCGGCGTCGGCGCGATCCCGCACAGCGGCTATCGACTCACGAACGGCTTCGCGTCGTTCGATGCGACGCAGCGGTTCCACGTGGAGCAGATCGACACGCAGGAACCGTCCGTCTGCATCAGTGGAGAAATTCTCAAGGGATGGAAGAAGCCAGGGGACTGTGAGGCCTTCGGCAAGGCCTGTACACCGCACACTCCGCTCGGGGCGACGATGGTCTCGGCCGAAGGGGCCTGCGCGGCCTATTACAACTATGGCCGGCACTTGGTAACGGTCGGTGCCGGAACCACCGAGACGAACTGA
- a CDS encoding glutamine synthetase, protein MGKSGDLKSFLEIPYDELEEMNLKAAQRAEKANADELELEYTTWLKKERHIKAVTLCFSDIEGRLHMLDYDKKFLLGSLNNLTFDGSSIRGFTPQHESDLRLEVDWSSIRYFPADVIGAGKVIFFASVLTGDRTPYQSDFRSMLKSYSEDLKKRKDLIAYAASEIEGFLVEGQNAEQRYREHGFKLISSGGYYHSLPMDTLRQFIDKCAEAQRALGFKNEKDHPEVAPSQFEMNFSYADVVRAADQVQLYKLICRQVARSMGHTATFLPKPFVGINGSGMHTNLSLSKNGKNIFYDAKGKDGLSDVAWDFILKLLNHAPEMCLVFSSSVNAYRRLDPHFEAPNQIKVSAIDRGSMIRIPMANEKTARIEVRSVAPDANPYLVLYAILKTGFEGDRLEQEGLGHDPVRFLPSNINDAIALFQESTFIAKILGDESRQKYMTFKRSAADRSPKALGTTVKVSEVLFHHEVTNQMLWNQF, encoded by the coding sequence ATGGGTAAATCTGGGGACCTGAAGAGCTTTCTCGAGATCCCATATGACGAGCTTGAAGAGATGAACCTGAAAGCGGCGCAGCGTGCCGAGAAGGCCAATGCAGACGAACTGGAGCTGGAATATACGACCTGGCTGAAAAAAGAGAGGCACATCAAGGCCGTCACGTTGTGTTTTTCGGATATTGAAGGACGGCTTCACATGCTCGATTACGACAAGAAGTTCCTGCTCGGGTCGCTGAACAATCTGACCTTTGACGGGTCATCCATCCGTGGGTTTACGCCGCAACATGAATCGGACTTGCGTTTGGAAGTCGATTGGTCGTCCATCCGGTACTTTCCAGCCGACGTGATCGGGGCGGGGAAGGTGATTTTCTTTGCATCTGTGTTAACCGGTGATCGCACACCGTATCAGAGCGACTTCCGCAGCATGCTGAAATCGTATTCGGAGGATCTAAAAAAAAGGAAAGATCTGATTGCATATGCCGCCAGCGAAATAGAAGGCTTCCTCGTGGAAGGGCAGAACGCCGAGCAACGCTATCGTGAGCATGGATTCAAGCTCATTTCATCGGGCGGATATTATCACTCACTCCCGATGGACACGCTCCGCCAGTTTATCGATAAGTGCGCGGAAGCCCAGCGTGCACTGGGCTTTAAGAACGAAAAGGATCATCCGGAGGTCGCGCCCTCGCAGTTCGAAATGAACTTTTCCTATGCCGATGTCGTGCGTGCGGCAGACCAGGTGCAGCTGTACAAGCTGATCTGCCGCCAGGTGGCTCGATCGATGGGGCACACGGCCACGTTTCTTCCGAAGCCATTCGTCGGAATCAATGGGTCCGGTATGCACACCAACCTGTCTCTGAGCAAGAACGGCAAGAATATTTTCTATGACGCGAAGGGGAAAGATGGTTTGTCTGATGTGGCGTGGGACTTCATTCTCAAACTCTTGAACCATGCACCGGAGATGTGCCTGGTGTTTAGTTCATCGGTGAACGCCTATCGCCGGCTGGATCCACATTTTGAGGCTCCGAACCAGATCAAGGTTTCGGCGATCGATCGTGGTTCGATGATCCGCATTCCGATGGCCAACGAAAAGACGGCGCGTATCGAGGTGCGTTCAGTCGCTCCCGATGCGAACCCCTACCTCGTGCTGTACGCCATACTCAAGACCGGCTTTGAGGGGGACCGTCTGGAACAGGAGGGGTTGGGACACGATCCCGTGCGATTCCTGCCGAGCAATATCAACGACGCGATCGCGCTCTTTCAGGAATCGACGTTTATCGCCAAGATCCTCGGCGACGAGAGTAGGCAGAAGTATATGACCTTTAAACGATCGGCGGCCGATCGTTCTCCGAAAGCGCTTGGGACGACCGTGAAAGTCTCAGAAGTGCTCTTTCACCATGAGGTCACCAATCAAATGCTCTGGAATCAGTTCTAG
- a CDS encoding hydrogenase — protein sequence MSTLTKPVETTPAGRKNLVEMSWDPITRIVGSLGIYTKIDFDNRQVVECHSTSSIFRGYSIFMKGKDPRDAHFITSRICGICGDNHATCAVYAQNMAFGVKPPPLAEWIINLGEAAEYMFDHCLYQDNLVGVDFCEQMVKETNPGVLAKAETTLAPRSSIHGYRTIADIMRALNPFTGAFYKEALHTSRYTREMFCLMEGRHVHPSTLYPGGVGTVPTVQLFTDYLVRLMKYVEFMKKVVPMHDDLFDFFYEALPGYEEVGKRRILLGCWGSYQDPNVCDYNYKTMDRWGEAMYVTPGVVVDGQLLTTNLVDINLGIRILLGSSFYDNWDDAETFVKTDPLGNPVDKRHPWNQTTLPKPQKRDFNGKYTWVMSPRWYDKRTGDHLALDTGGGAIARLWSTALAGLVDIGYVKSTGHSVKIYLPKTVSMPETELEWKIPRWSNAIERDRARTYFQAYSAAAALYFVDQALKELHAGHTAVWSDFKVPDEAIGCGFHEAVRGVLSHHVAIRNGKIANYHPYPPTPWNANPRDIYGTPGPYEDAVQNTPIFEENGPSKFKGIDIMRTVRSFDPCLPCGVHMYVGEGKVLQVKHSPMFGLTM from the coding sequence ATGAGTACGCTGACCAAGCCAGTCGAAACGACGCCGGCCGGCCGGAAAAATCTCGTCGAGATGTCCTGGGATCCGATTACCCGCATCGTCGGAAGTCTGGGGATCTACACCAAGATCGACTTCGACAACCGGCAGGTGGTGGAATGTCACAGCACCTCGTCGATCTTTCGCGGCTACAGCATCTTCATGAAGGGCAAAGACCCGCGCGACGCTCATTTCATCACGAGTCGCATCTGCGGGATTTGCGGGGACAACCACGCCACCTGCGCCGTCTATGCACAGAACATGGCGTTCGGCGTGAAACCGCCGCCGCTCGCCGAATGGATCATCAACCTGGGCGAAGCCGCCGAATACATGTTCGACCACTGTCTCTATCAAGACAACCTGGTCGGCGTGGACTTCTGCGAACAGATGGTCAAGGAGACGAATCCGGGCGTGCTCGCCAAGGCCGAGACGACGTTGGCGCCCCGCTCCTCCATCCACGGCTACCGCACGATTGCCGACATCATGCGGGCGCTGAATCCCTTCACCGGCGCCTTCTACAAGGAAGCGCTGCATACCAGCCGGTACACCCGCGAAATGTTCTGCCTCATGGAAGGCCGGCACGTCCATCCCTCGACGCTCTATCCGGGCGGAGTCGGGACCGTGCCGACTGTCCAGCTGTTTACGGACTATCTGGTCCGATTGATGAAGTATGTGGAGTTTATGAAGAAGGTGGTGCCGATGCACGACGATCTTTTCGATTTCTTCTATGAGGCGCTGCCGGGCTACGAAGAGGTCGGCAAGCGACGGATTCTGCTCGGCTGCTGGGGCTCGTACCAAGACCCAAACGTCTGCGACTATAACTATAAGACCATGGACCGGTGGGGCGAGGCCATGTATGTCACACCCGGTGTCGTCGTCGACGGCCAATTGCTCACGACCAATCTCGTGGACATCAACTTGGGCATCCGCATTCTGCTCGGCAGCTCCTTTTACGACAACTGGGATGATGCCGAAACCTTCGTCAAGACCGATCCGCTCGGTAATCCGGTCGACAAACGCCATCCATGGAATCAGACCACATTGCCGAAACCGCAGAAACGGGATTTCAACGGCAAATACACCTGGGTCATGTCGCCGCGCTGGTATGACAAGCGGACGGGCGATCACCTGGCGCTGGACACGGGCGGCGGTGCAATTGCGCGGCTCTGGTCGACCGCCTTGGCGGGCCTCGTCGACATCGGTTACGTCAAATCGACCGGGCACAGCGTGAAGATCTACTTGCCGAAGACCGTCTCGATGCCGGAGACGGAATTGGAATGGAAGATCCCGCGCTGGAGCAACGCCATTGAACGTGACCGTGCGCGGACCTACTTCCAAGCCTACTCAGCTGCGGCGGCCCTCTACTTCGTCGACCAGGCACTGAAAGAATTGCACGCCGGCCATACGGCGGTCTGGTCCGACTTCAAAGTACCGGATGAAGCGATCGGCTGCGGGTTCCACGAGGCGGTGCGTGGTGTGCTCTCGCACCATGTCGCGATCCGTAACGGCAAGATCGCCAATTATCATCCCTATCCACCGACGCCTTGGAATGCGAATCCTCGGGACATCTACGGGACACCGGGTCCCTACGAGGACGCGGTGCAGAACACACCGATCTTCGAGGAGAACGGGCCGAGCAAGTTCAAAGGCATCGACATCATGCGAACGGTGCGGAGTTTCGATCCCTGTCTGCCCTGCGGCGTGCACATGTACGTCGGCGAGGGAAAAGTGTTGCAAGTGAAACATTCACCCATGTTCGGACTCACTATGTAA
- a CDS encoding hydrogenase maturation protease produces MSGAHSILIAGIGNIFLGDDAFGVEVVKRLLQRPIPDSVHVEDFGIRGFDLTYALMEEHYAVVLIDAMPRGGEPGTLYVVEPDTSESIGQEMALEPHGMNPMNVLQMATAMGGQPRRVLIVGCEPATFGPEEGAMGLSEPVQRAVGEAVTLVENLIGRIRSNLSSLAEAQL; encoded by the coding sequence ATGAGCGGTGCTCACAGCATCCTCATCGCCGGCATCGGCAACATCTTTCTCGGCGATGATGCCTTCGGTGTGGAGGTCGTCAAGCGGCTCTTACAACGGCCGATTCCGGACAGCGTGCATGTCGAGGACTTCGGTATCAGAGGGTTCGATCTGACTTATGCGCTGATGGAAGAACATTATGCCGTCGTGCTCATCGATGCCATGCCGCGTGGTGGCGAACCAGGGACTCTCTACGTCGTCGAGCCGGACACCTCCGAATCGATCGGACAAGAGATGGCCCTTGAGCCTCACGGGATGAATCCGATGAACGTGCTTCAGATGGCCACAGCGATGGGTGGGCAGCCGCGCAGAGTCCTCATCGTCGGCTGCGAGCCGGCGACCTTCGGACCGGAAGAGGGAGCCATGGGCCTGAGCGAACCGGTGCAAAGGGCCGTCGGAGAGGCCGTCACCCTCGTCGAGAATCTTATCGGTCGAATCCGGAGTAATCTCTCATCTCTTGCAGAGGCTCAGCTCTAA
- a CDS encoding DNA-binding response regulator, translating into MKAQGARILVVDDEPQIRRSLQISLESKGYAVETVDSGPLAISSFYNRHPDLMIVDVLMPGMNGVDVVRRIRESSPVPIIVLSVLGEERHKVDALEGGADDYITKPFGMEELLARIHSLLRRAAGAHSAQPVFVAGNLSVNFDRREVSLDGLSVKLTPTEYDLLKYMIEHEGKVLTHRMLLQEVWGPAYAEQSQYLRVFVGQLRKKLEKDPTRPQFIRTDPGVGYRFCTDLDS; encoded by the coding sequence ATGAAGGCTCAAGGAGCGAGAATCCTGGTCGTTGATGACGAGCCGCAGATCCGTCGATCACTCCAGATAAGCCTGGAAAGCAAAGGCTATGCGGTGGAGACCGTAGACTCGGGCCCGCTTGCGATCAGCTCTTTTTATAACCGTCATCCCGATCTCATGATCGTTGATGTGCTGATGCCGGGGATGAACGGCGTCGACGTGGTTCGTCGGATCCGTGAATCCTCCCCGGTGCCGATCATCGTGTTGTCGGTGCTCGGCGAAGAACGGCATAAAGTCGACGCACTCGAAGGGGGAGCGGACGACTACATCACCAAGCCCTTCGGAATGGAGGAGTTGTTGGCCCGTATACATTCATTGTTGCGGCGTGCGGCAGGTGCGCACAGCGCGCAGCCTGTTTTTGTGGCCGGGAATCTTTCGGTGAACTTCGATCGCCGTGAAGTTTCGCTCGACGGCCTCTCGGTCAAACTCACGCCCACGGAGTACGACCTCTTGAAGTACATGATTGAGCACGAGGGCAAGGTCCTCACGCATCGGATGCTGCTACAAGAAGTGTGGGGGCCTGCCTACGCGGAACAATCGCAGTATCTCCGAGTGTTCGTCGGTCAACTCAGAAAGAAACTCGAGAAAGATCCAACCCGTCCGCAGTTCATTCGAACAGATCCCGGTGTCGGCTACCGTTTTTGCACCGACTTGGATTCTTAA
- a CDS encoding hydrogenase expression protein HypE, producing MAEATIPYGRKTQKAPAVKEVHIVWMTAGLGCDGDSVAITGATQPSIEDVLLGAIPGLPKVHLHNPVLAYENGDDFMKYWYLAEAGQLDPFVLVVEGSIPNEKIKAEGYWAALGTNKKTGQPITTCEWIDRLSPRALAVVAIGTCATYGGIHAMAGNPTGCMGLADYLGWKWKSNAGIPIVCVPGCPVQPDNFMETLLYLLYQAAGLAPMIPLDEALRPTWLFGKTTHVGCDRGSYFEQGDFAKEYGSPKCLVQLGCKGPVVQCNVPKRGWMAGIGGCPNVGGICIGCTMPGFPDKFMPFMDPQPGVRFYTSMMGLLYGKAIRALRRVAINHNDQEPKWRHPRPELTTGYQPTFGPR from the coding sequence ATGGCGGAAGCAACGATCCCCTACGGGCGGAAGACACAAAAGGCTCCCGCCGTGAAAGAGGTACACATCGTGTGGATGACGGCAGGTCTCGGTTGTGACGGAGACTCCGTCGCAATCACCGGGGCAACCCAGCCGAGCATCGAAGATGTTCTACTCGGAGCCATTCCTGGCCTCCCTAAAGTCCATCTGCATAACCCTGTCCTGGCCTACGAAAACGGAGACGACTTCATGAAGTACTGGTACCTCGCCGAAGCGGGACAGTTGGATCCCTTTGTGCTGGTGGTGGAAGGATCGATTCCCAACGAGAAGATCAAGGCGGAAGGCTATTGGGCGGCGCTCGGCACCAACAAGAAGACCGGCCAGCCCATTACGACCTGCGAATGGATCGATCGGCTCTCGCCCAGGGCGCTCGCGGTCGTAGCGATCGGCACCTGCGCGACCTACGGCGGGATCCATGCGATGGCCGGCAATCCGACCGGCTGCATGGGCCTGGCCGATTACCTCGGATGGAAGTGGAAATCCAACGCAGGCATTCCGATCGTCTGCGTGCCTGGCTGTCCGGTCCAGCCCGATAATTTCATGGAAACCCTGCTGTACCTCCTATATCAGGCGGCGGGGTTGGCTCCGATGATTCCACTCGACGAGGCGTTGAGACCGACCTGGTTGTTCGGCAAGACGACACACGTCGGCTGCGATCGCGGCAGCTACTTCGAACAGGGTGATTTTGCCAAGGAGTATGGCTCGCCCAAATGTCTGGTCCAACTCGGCTGCAAAGGCCCGGTCGTGCAGTGCAACGTGCCGAAGCGCGGCTGGATGGCCGGCATCGGCGGCTGTCCGAATGTCGGCGGGATCTGCATCGGCTGCACCATGCCGGGATTCCCGGACAAGTTTATGCCTTTCATGGACCCCCAACCCGGGGTGAGATTCTACACCTCCATGATGGGGCTGCTCTACGGGAAGGCGATCCGTGCGCTCAGACGTGTGGCGATCAATCATAACGACCAAGAGCCGAAGTGGCGCCATCCGCGGCCTGAGCTCACGACCGGCTATCAACCAACATTCGGGCCCAGGTAA
- a CDS encoding hydrogenase expression/formation protein HypE translates to MDKHNDIASLLGSCPRPLLESDEILLGHGSGGKLTADLLDKLFIPAFHNPYLDKLNDQAVLDINGVRLAFTTDSFVVTPMFFPGGDIGRLAVNGTVNDLAMSGARPLFLSAGFILEEGCLITDLERIVTSVRKACEGAGVLLVTGDTKVVNRGSGDKVFINTSGIGVVERDITISADRAQVGDRILLSGTIADHGMAVMSTREGLELESTIVSDTAPLHELVASMLGVSREVHCLRDPTRGGVAGTLNELAKQSKVGMVIDETAIPIKEAVKGLCEILGIDPLYVANEGKLIAIVQRDVADAVLARMKSLASGRDACILGEVVADHPGMVVMKTKIGGTRIVDLMMGEQLPRIC, encoded by the coding sequence ATGGACAAGCACAACGATATCGCGAGCCTCTTGGGAAGTTGCCCTCGTCCGTTACTCGAATCCGATGAGATTTTGCTCGGCCACGGCAGTGGGGGGAAGCTGACCGCTGACTTGCTCGACAAACTCTTCATACCTGCCTTCCACAATCCCTACTTGGACAAACTCAACGATCAGGCTGTCCTGGATATCAACGGCGTGCGTCTCGCATTTACCACTGATTCATTCGTGGTGACGCCGATGTTTTTCCCGGGCGGCGATATCGGCAGGCTCGCCGTCAACGGGACGGTCAACGATTTGGCCATGAGCGGGGCGCGACCGTTGTTCCTCAGCGCCGGCTTCATCTTAGAAGAGGGCTGTCTCATTACCGATCTCGAACGCATCGTGACCTCCGTACGTAAAGCCTGCGAGGGGGCCGGTGTGCTCTTGGTGACCGGCGACACCAAAGTGGTCAATCGTGGAAGCGGTGACAAGGTCTTCATCAACACGTCTGGAATCGGTGTGGTTGAGCGGGACATCACCATCTCCGCTGATCGAGCACAAGTTGGAGACCGAATTCTCCTGAGCGGCACGATCGCCGACCACGGCATGGCGGTCATGTCCACCAGAGAGGGATTGGAATTGGAGAGTACGATCGTAAGCGATACGGCGCCGCTCCATGAACTGGTGGCTTCGATGCTGGGCGTGAGCCGTGAGGTTCATTGTCTGCGCGATCCGACCAGAGGCGGCGTGGCCGGAACCCTTAACGAGCTGGCGAAACAATCCAAGGTCGGCATGGTCATCGACGAAACGGCCATCCCGATCAAGGAAGCGGTGAAAGGGCTCTGTGAGATATTGGGCATCGATCCTCTCTATGTGGCGAACGAAGGGAAACTGATCGCGATCGTTCAGCGGGACGTAGCGGACGCCGTCCTCGCTCGTATGAAAAGTCTGGCAAGCGGCCGGGATGCGTGCATCCTCGGCGAGGTCGTCGCAGACCATCCAGGCATGGTGGTGATGAAGACGAAGATCGGCGGCACACGCATCGTGGATCTCATGATGGGTGAACAATTGCCTCGGATCTGCTGA
- a CDS encoding carbonic anhydrase — MEHHGYDHRKEGTTMTSRRQFLAATAVLGAAGLDLFSTARVLASSKEDRDRLTPINVINMMKDGNERFRRGLRVNRDFLREQRERAAGQYPVAVILSCIDSRAPAELIMDLGIGDVFNARVAGNVANPDILGSLEFACHVAGAKVALVLGHSSCGAVVGAIDGVELGQLTGLLGRIKPAVAETSYDGPRRSSDVAFVERVARANVERTIGVIRKESAILRELEHKGAIAIAGAMYDLRTATVSFLPPHEG, encoded by the coding sequence ATGGAGCACCACGGGTACGATCATCGAAAGGAAGGGACGACCATGACATCTAGAAGGCAGTTCTTGGCCGCCACCGCCGTCTTGGGCGCCGCAGGCCTCGACCTTTTCAGCACGGCTCGCGTACTGGCCTCATCCAAAGAAGATCGTGACCGATTAACTCCGATTAACGTCATCAACATGATGAAGGACGGCAATGAGCGGTTCCGAAGGGGACTGCGCGTCAATCGCGATTTTCTGCGGGAACAGCGGGAGCGAGCCGCCGGGCAGTATCCGGTCGCCGTGATCTTGAGCTGCATAGACTCCCGCGCTCCCGCCGAGCTTATTATGGATTTGGGCATCGGGGATGTCTTCAACGCTCGAGTCGCCGGCAATGTCGCGAATCCCGATATTCTCGGCAGCCTAGAGTTCGCCTGCCACGTAGCCGGAGCGAAGGTCGCGCTCGTACTCGGTCACTCGTCGTGCGGCGCGGTCGTCGGGGCGATCGACGGCGTCGAGCTGGGCCAGCTCACGGGCCTCCTCGGTCGCATTAAACCCGCGGTGGCTGAAACCTCATACGACGGACCTCGCCGGTCAAGCGATGTCGCGTTCGTGGAGCGAGTCGCGCGTGCAAACGTCGAGCGAACAATCGGCGTCATACGTAAGGAGAGCGCAATTCTGCGCGAACTCGAACACAAAGGAGCTATTGCGATCGCCGGAGCGATGTACGATCTCCGAACCGCAACCGTCTCATTCTTGCCCCCCCACGAGGGGTAG